The proteins below come from a single Maylandia zebra isolate NMK-2024a linkage group LG23, Mzebra_GT3a, whole genome shotgun sequence genomic window:
- the LOC101472145 gene encoding uncharacterized protein LOC101472145 yields MCFDCVLVAEMKVISNIGKVLLASEAVFHHINKVCKVAGNVLCVAVEISSLILFSIGDSSKVIFFALVCVMIVINFTGTVILSLGIRSGPERRKICEYAANVCFVIHNIFTIAVIFLGVMENECGNNVRDSWLLKVMIAFTVWDFLNVIWIVILSSEKRGHLGTSERNKQQVHVCFSHFQRRLRDVVVNIVSVILFAGAISFSIAIIVGIFTCQKQ; encoded by the exons atgtgttttgattGTGTTTTGGTGGCAGAGATGAAA GTAATATCCAATATAGGCAAAGTCTTACTGGCCAGTGAGGCTGTTTTTCATCATATAAATAAG GTGTGTAAGGTAGCAGGCAACGTCCTCTGTGTGGCTGTTGAAATCTCATCCCTGATCTTGTTTAGTATCGGTGATTCCTCCAAG gTCATCTTCTTTGctcttgtgtgtgtgatgataGTGATTAATTTCACTGGAACAGTAATTTTGTCTCTGGGGATTAGAAGTGGTCCTGAAAG AAGGAAGATTTGTGAATACGCTGccaatgtttgttttgttatccATAATATATTTACAA TTGCTGTCATATTTCTTGGTGTTATGGAGAATGAGTGCGGAAATAACGTGAGGGACTCTTGGCTTCTGAAAGTGATGATTGCTTTCACAGTATGGGATTTCCTGAATGTAATCTGGATTGTCATTTTGAGCAGTGAAAAACGAG GCCATTTAGGAACGAGCGAGAGAAACAAGCAGCAAGTTCATGTCTGTTTTTCTCATTTCCAGAGGAGACTCAGAGATGTTGTTGTTAATATTGTGTCAGTAATCCTCTTCGCTGGAGCCATTTCTTTTTCTATAGCCATCATTGTTGGTATATTTACTTGTCagaaacaatag
- the LOC101471485 gene encoding uncharacterized protein LOC101471485 isoform X2 yields the protein MDTRDSEDKLSRPMTRSTQRMSGSSFEATPRQPIKRTKRKKAQADAADAPTSVNGTKDGEPDFEDGESPSKKSRLDAEEAVFDESAESKMDVEESSGDIQKNKDQEMDIERDSFKVTDLPNIHKDALGDRNLNPRVVLDELYRPSLKTEDPNLMKSKKVSATPAPKAPAPPTKPVAQISATVNRHHSPALKPSSMADYKRTMMLKAQSAASSSDLSKVNHLTPSVHPRRVNNVPRKETIHSKESDKQKPVATKTRPRNSSRGFTWCLWGLVRLVVLLLVLLVLFVIGTLLIYKIIPLLQDMKRGGGQSSRAVKPERFADQLSDLQTQFPSQRPELWKLSKIHLEKHLKTAHPSEPVSLIFTAGQKAERTLQCLARGLAASFSSALNASFLDIDGKSKAGQDSDKVKLDIDSQLQAAFEGEKPVAIIHRLEELPPGSTLIFYRYCDHENSAYKRVFLLFSVLLPQDEIPKEKGLKEVEEMVQDYLKERLVDTSGKTYNIMNNDMFGGLWSRISHLVLPVVSEVEKKGC from the exons ATGGATACCAGAGACTCTGAAGATAAGCTCTCTCGTCCCATGACTAGATCGACACAACGGATGTCAG GGTCGAGTTTTGAGGCAACTCCTAGGCAGCCTATAAAGaggaccaaaagaaaaaaagcacaagcTGACGCTGCTGATGCTCCTACATCAGTTAATGGTACCAAAGATGGGGAGCCTGACTTTGAAGATGGAG AGTCCCCTAGCAAGAAGAGCCGACTGGATGCTGAAGAAGCAGTGTTTGACGAGAGCGCTGAAAGTAAGATGGATGTTGAGGAATCATCTGGAGAcattcagaaaaataaagacCAGGAAATGGATATTGAACGGGATTCCTTTAAAGTCACTGATCTGCCAAACATACACAAAG ATGCTCTCGGAGATAGGAACTTAAATCCCCGTGTAGTGCTTGATGAGCTCTACAGACCCAGTCTTAAGACTGAGGATCCCAACTTGATGAAATCCAAGAAAG TTTCAGCAACACCAGCACCTAAAGCACCTGCACCCCCCACCAAGCCTGTCGCACAGATCAGCGCGACAGTGAACAGACATCATTCACCGGCTCTCAAGCCGTCCAGCATGGCAGACTACAAGAGGACGATGATGCTCAAAGCCCAGAGCGCTG CCTCATCTTCAGATTTATCCAAAGTTAACCACCTTACCCCAAGTGTGCATCCGAGACGTGTGAATAACGTTCCAAGAAAAGAGACTATTCATTCCAAAGAATCTG acaaacagaaacctGTTGCTACCAAGACACGCCCCAGAAATTCCTCTAGAG GGTTCACGTGGTGTTTGTGGGGTTTAGTTCGGCTGGTAGTTCTCCTGTTAGTTCTCCTGGTACTATTTGTGATCGGGACATTGCTGATATACAAGATCATCCCATTACTCCAAGACATGAAACGTGGTGGAGGGCAGTCATCCAGGGCTGTGAAGCCAGAAAGGTTTGCTGATCAATTGTCTGATCTTCAGACTCAGTTCCCCAGTCAGCGGCCTGAGTTGTGGAAGTTGAGCAAAATCCACCTGGAGAAGCACCTTAAAACAGCCCATCCCTCTGAGCCAGTCAGTCTGATTTTCACTGCAGGACAGAAGGCTGAGAGGACACTGCAGTGCCTTGCTCGGGGTCTGGCTGCTTCCTTCTCATCTGCCCTCAATGCCTCTTTCCTTGACATTGATGGAAAAAGCAAAGCAGGCCAGGACAGTGATAAGGTGAAGTTAGACATTGACAGtcagctgcaagcagcgtttgAGGGAGAAAAACCTGTGGCCATCATTCATCGTTTGGAAGAGCTGCCACCAGGCTCCACTCTCATTTTTTATCGCTACTGCGACCACGAGAATTCCGCATATAAGCgggttttcttgttgttttctgtgctgctgCCTCAAGATGAGATCCCGAAGGAAAAGGGTTTAAAAGAGGTGGAAGAGATGGTGCAAGACTATCTTAAGGAGAGGCTGGTGGACACCAGTGGCAAAACGTATAATATAATGAATAATGATATGTTTGGTGGTCTGTGGAGTCGCATCTCCCATCTTGTCCTGCCTGTGGTGTCTGAGGTGGAGAAGAAAGGATGCTAA
- the LOC101471485 gene encoding uncharacterized protein LOC101471485 isoform X1, with the protein MDTRDSEDKLSRPMTRSTQRMSGKGSSFEATPRQPIKRTKRKKAQADAADAPTSVNGTKDGEPDFEDGESPSKKSRLDAEEAVFDESAESKMDVEESSGDIQKNKDQEMDIERDSFKVTDLPNIHKDALGDRNLNPRVVLDELYRPSLKTEDPNLMKSKKVSATPAPKAPAPPTKPVAQISATVNRHHSPALKPSSMADYKRTMMLKAQSAASSSDLSKVNHLTPSVHPRRVNNVPRKETIHSKESDKQKPVATKTRPRNSSRGFTWCLWGLVRLVVLLLVLLVLFVIGTLLIYKIIPLLQDMKRGGGQSSRAVKPERFADQLSDLQTQFPSQRPELWKLSKIHLEKHLKTAHPSEPVSLIFTAGQKAERTLQCLARGLAASFSSALNASFLDIDGKSKAGQDSDKVKLDIDSQLQAAFEGEKPVAIIHRLEELPPGSTLIFYRYCDHENSAYKRVFLLFSVLLPQDEIPKEKGLKEVEEMVQDYLKERLVDTSGKTYNIMNNDMFGGLWSRISHLVLPVVSEVEKKGC; encoded by the exons ATGGATACCAGAGACTCTGAAGATAAGCTCTCTCGTCCCATGACTAGATCGACACAACGGATGTCAGGTAAAG GGTCGAGTTTTGAGGCAACTCCTAGGCAGCCTATAAAGaggaccaaaagaaaaaaagcacaagcTGACGCTGCTGATGCTCCTACATCAGTTAATGGTACCAAAGATGGGGAGCCTGACTTTGAAGATGGAG AGTCCCCTAGCAAGAAGAGCCGACTGGATGCTGAAGAAGCAGTGTTTGACGAGAGCGCTGAAAGTAAGATGGATGTTGAGGAATCATCTGGAGAcattcagaaaaataaagacCAGGAAATGGATATTGAACGGGATTCCTTTAAAGTCACTGATCTGCCAAACATACACAAAG ATGCTCTCGGAGATAGGAACTTAAATCCCCGTGTAGTGCTTGATGAGCTCTACAGACCCAGTCTTAAGACTGAGGATCCCAACTTGATGAAATCCAAGAAAG TTTCAGCAACACCAGCACCTAAAGCACCTGCACCCCCCACCAAGCCTGTCGCACAGATCAGCGCGACAGTGAACAGACATCATTCACCGGCTCTCAAGCCGTCCAGCATGGCAGACTACAAGAGGACGATGATGCTCAAAGCCCAGAGCGCTG CCTCATCTTCAGATTTATCCAAAGTTAACCACCTTACCCCAAGTGTGCATCCGAGACGTGTGAATAACGTTCCAAGAAAAGAGACTATTCATTCCAAAGAATCTG acaaacagaaacctGTTGCTACCAAGACACGCCCCAGAAATTCCTCTAGAG GGTTCACGTGGTGTTTGTGGGGTTTAGTTCGGCTGGTAGTTCTCCTGTTAGTTCTCCTGGTACTATTTGTGATCGGGACATTGCTGATATACAAGATCATCCCATTACTCCAAGACATGAAACGTGGTGGAGGGCAGTCATCCAGGGCTGTGAAGCCAGAAAGGTTTGCTGATCAATTGTCTGATCTTCAGACTCAGTTCCCCAGTCAGCGGCCTGAGTTGTGGAAGTTGAGCAAAATCCACCTGGAGAAGCACCTTAAAACAGCCCATCCCTCTGAGCCAGTCAGTCTGATTTTCACTGCAGGACAGAAGGCTGAGAGGACACTGCAGTGCCTTGCTCGGGGTCTGGCTGCTTCCTTCTCATCTGCCCTCAATGCCTCTTTCCTTGACATTGATGGAAAAAGCAAAGCAGGCCAGGACAGTGATAAGGTGAAGTTAGACATTGACAGtcagctgcaagcagcgtttgAGGGAGAAAAACCTGTGGCCATCATTCATCGTTTGGAAGAGCTGCCACCAGGCTCCACTCTCATTTTTTATCGCTACTGCGACCACGAGAATTCCGCATATAAGCgggttttcttgttgttttctgtgctgctgCCTCAAGATGAGATCCCGAAGGAAAAGGGTTTAAAAGAGGTGGAAGAGATGGTGCAAGACTATCTTAAGGAGAGGCTGGTGGACACCAGTGGCAAAACGTATAATATAATGAATAATGATATGTTTGGTGGTCTGTGGAGTCGCATCTCCCATCTTGTCCTGCCTGTGGTGTCTGAGGTGGAGAAGAAAGGATGCTAA
- the LOC101472944 gene encoding uncharacterized protein LOC101472944 isoform X1: MEKEVPSPNAAERVQNKVQCCNEEHVPGEDSPPMEEKSEESEADVINRGDCKKETIKKEKLATTEGTASDTSQTTTQGASETTVPPTQDKQDDRIDGGESEKKEISAKDNTDCQPGDQFSEGEDGSCENLDSDQAHFQEHTVTAATALPSQPADFSDTIQDRDSSKKEVRPVAEARSPDKDSTQTEKKSNPSQTDGKQLLSKNEKQVTIAPKSDESRVTTNKPSELTLQIPNDKANDQGDEPEPELKKNISAPNNSDNKFGDASEERRQEPESPTQQLDDHGNNVENIGPTTPEASQTEDPQVTSGSGKYLLAVAIVVAIVAIALHFLQPESPPQTNDVPKIDVFLRQLEKVKTRFPNQRAELWNRGRIHLKRHLQTTQPTEPVSLILTAGLRAEKTLNCLARDLASAYSSALNASVLHIDGASKASQDSDHVKLDIDRKLQGAFDGDKPVAVIHRFEELPPGSTLIFYRYCDHENAAYKKTFLIFTVLLGEEDEIPAKISLCAVEEMVDDHLQKKFLTHGHPVSFDMMDLDKYGGLWSRISHLILPVAAEQRIELEGC, from the exons ATGGAAAAGGAAGTCCCCAGTCCGAACGCAGCAG AAAGGGTGCAAAATAAGGTACAATGTTGTAATGAAGAACATGTTCCTGGTGAGGACAGCCCACCGATGGAGGAGAAAAGCGAAGAAAGTGAAGCTGATGTTATAAATCGTGGTGACTGCAAAAAGGagacaataaaaaaagagaaattagcCACAACAGAAGGGACTGCTTCAG acACAAGTCAAACCACGACACAGGGAGCATCTGAAACAACTGTTCCACCAACCCAAGATAAACAAGATGATCGGATAGATGGAGGCGAAagtgagaaaaaagaaatctcagCCAAGGACAACACAGACTGTCAGCCTGGAGACC aGTTCAGTGAAGGTGAAGACGGATCCTGTGAGAACTTAGACAGTGATCAGGCTCATTTTCAGGAACACACAGTTACAGCAG CCACAGCTTTACCATCTCAACCTGCTGACTTCAGCGATACTATTCAAG ACAGGGATTCGTCTAAAAAAGAGGTGCGACCTGTTGCAGAAGCACGTTCTCCCGATAAGGACAGCACACAGACGGAGAAGAAAAGCAATCCTAGTCAAACTGATGGCAAACAATTGTTATCAAAAAATGAGAAACAAGTCACGATAGCGCCAAAATCAG ATGAAAGTCGCGTCACAACGAACAAACCATCAGAATTAACTTTACAAATCCCAAATGACAAAGCGAATGACCAGGGCGATGAACCGGAACCTGAGCTaaagaaaaacatctcagcCCCGAACAACTCAGATAATAAATTTGGAGATG CTTCAGAGGAAAGACGGCAAGAACCTGAGAGCCCAACACAGCAGTTAGATGACCACGGTAATAATGTTGAAAACATCGGTCCTACCACCCCAGAGGCTAGTCAAACTGAAGATCCACAAGTTACTAGCG GAAGTGGAAAATACTTGCTAGCAGTTGCTATAGTAGTGGCAATTGTTGCTATCGCGCTGCATTTTCTTCAGCCAGAATCTCCGCCTCAGACGAATGATGTACCGAAGATAGACGTCTTCCTCAGGCAGCTGGAAAAAGTAAAGACTCGGTTTCCTAACCAGCGTGCTGAGCTCTGGAATAGGGGCAGGATCCACCTTAAGAGACACCTTCAGACCACACAGCCCACGGAGCCCGTGAGTCTGATTCTCACTGCAGGCCTCAGAGCTGAGAAGACGCTGAACTGCCTAGCTCGGGACCTGGCCTCTGCCTACTCTTCTGCCCTGAACGCCTCCGTCCTCCACATAGATGGAGCCAGCAAAGCCAGCCAGGACAGTGACCACGTCAAACTGGACAttgacaggaagttgcaggGAGCTTTTGATGGAGACAAACCTGTAGCCGTCATTCATCGCTTTGAAGAGCTACCTCCGGGCTCCACGCTAATTTTTTATCGTTATTGCGACCACGAGAATGCCGCATACAAGAAAACTTTTCTGATCTTCACTGTACTGCTGGGGGAAGAAGACGAGATTCCTGCTAAGATTAGCTTGTGTGCTGTTGAGGAGATGGTGGATGACCACCTTCAAAAAAAATTCCTCACTCATGGCCACCCAGTGTCTTTTGACATGATGGACCTGGACAAATATGGTGGACTGTGGAGTCGTATTTCTCACCTTATCCTCCCCGTGGCAGCAGAGCAGAGAATAGAGCTTGAAGGGTGCTAG
- the LOC101472944 gene encoding torsin-1A-interacting protein 2 isoform X3, whose amino-acid sequence MEKEVPSPNAADTSQTTTQGASETTVPPTQDKQDDRIDGGESEKKEISAKDNTDCQPGDQFSEGEDGSCENLDSDQAHFQEHTVTAATALPSQPADFSDTIQDRDSSKKEVRPVAEARSPDKDSTQTEKKSNPSQTDGKQLLSKNEKQVTIAPKSDESRVTTNKPSELTLQIPNDKANDQGDEPEPELKKNISAPNNSDNKFGDASEERRQEPESPTQQLDDHGNNVENIGPTTPEASQTEDPQVTSGSGKYLLAVAIVVAIVAIALHFLQPESPPQTNDVPKIDVFLRQLEKVKTRFPNQRAELWNRGRIHLKRHLQTTQPTEPVSLILTAGLRAEKTLNCLARDLASAYSSALNASVLHIDGASKASQDSDHVKLDIDRKLQGAFDGDKPVAVIHRFEELPPGSTLIFYRYCDHENAAYKKTFLIFTVLLGEEDEIPAKISLCAVEEMVDDHLQKKFLTHGHPVSFDMMDLDKYGGLWSRISHLILPVAAEQRIELEGC is encoded by the exons ATGGAAAAGGAAGTCCCCAGTCCGAACGCAGCAG acACAAGTCAAACCACGACACAGGGAGCATCTGAAACAACTGTTCCACCAACCCAAGATAAACAAGATGATCGGATAGATGGAGGCGAAagtgagaaaaaagaaatctcagCCAAGGACAACACAGACTGTCAGCCTGGAGACC aGTTCAGTGAAGGTGAAGACGGATCCTGTGAGAACTTAGACAGTGATCAGGCTCATTTTCAGGAACACACAGTTACAGCAG CCACAGCTTTACCATCTCAACCTGCTGACTTCAGCGATACTATTCAAG ACAGGGATTCGTCTAAAAAAGAGGTGCGACCTGTTGCAGAAGCACGTTCTCCCGATAAGGACAGCACACAGACGGAGAAGAAAAGCAATCCTAGTCAAACTGATGGCAAACAATTGTTATCAAAAAATGAGAAACAAGTCACGATAGCGCCAAAATCAG ATGAAAGTCGCGTCACAACGAACAAACCATCAGAATTAACTTTACAAATCCCAAATGACAAAGCGAATGACCAGGGCGATGAACCGGAACCTGAGCTaaagaaaaacatctcagcCCCGAACAACTCAGATAATAAATTTGGAGATG CTTCAGAGGAAAGACGGCAAGAACCTGAGAGCCCAACACAGCAGTTAGATGACCACGGTAATAATGTTGAAAACATCGGTCCTACCACCCCAGAGGCTAGTCAAACTGAAGATCCACAAGTTACTAGCG GAAGTGGAAAATACTTGCTAGCAGTTGCTATAGTAGTGGCAATTGTTGCTATCGCGCTGCATTTTCTTCAGCCAGAATCTCCGCCTCAGACGAATGATGTACCGAAGATAGACGTCTTCCTCAGGCAGCTGGAAAAAGTAAAGACTCGGTTTCCTAACCAGCGTGCTGAGCTCTGGAATAGGGGCAGGATCCACCTTAAGAGACACCTTCAGACCACACAGCCCACGGAGCCCGTGAGTCTGATTCTCACTGCAGGCCTCAGAGCTGAGAAGACGCTGAACTGCCTAGCTCGGGACCTGGCCTCTGCCTACTCTTCTGCCCTGAACGCCTCCGTCCTCCACATAGATGGAGCCAGCAAAGCCAGCCAGGACAGTGACCACGTCAAACTGGACAttgacaggaagttgcaggGAGCTTTTGATGGAGACAAACCTGTAGCCGTCATTCATCGCTTTGAAGAGCTACCTCCGGGCTCCACGCTAATTTTTTATCGTTATTGCGACCACGAGAATGCCGCATACAAGAAAACTTTTCTGATCTTCACTGTACTGCTGGGGGAAGAAGACGAGATTCCTGCTAAGATTAGCTTGTGTGCTGTTGAGGAGATGGTGGATGACCACCTTCAAAAAAAATTCCTCACTCATGGCCACCCAGTGTCTTTTGACATGATGGACCTGGACAAATATGGTGGACTGTGGAGTCGTATTTCTCACCTTATCCTCCCCGTGGCAGCAGAGCAGAGAATAGAGCTTGAAGGGTGCTAG
- the LOC101472944 gene encoding torsin-1A-interacting protein 2 isoform X2, producing MEKEVPSPNAAERVQNKVQCCNEEHVPGEDSPPMEEKSEESEADVINRGDCKKETIKKEKLATTEGTASDTSQTTTQGASETTVPPTQDKQDDRIDGGESEKKEISAKDNTDCQPGDQFSEGEDGSCENLDSDQAHFQEHTVTAATALPSQPADFSDTIQDESRVTTNKPSELTLQIPNDKANDQGDEPEPELKKNISAPNNSDNKFGDASEERRQEPESPTQQLDDHGNNVENIGPTTPEASQTEDPQVTSGSGKYLLAVAIVVAIVAIALHFLQPESPPQTNDVPKIDVFLRQLEKVKTRFPNQRAELWNRGRIHLKRHLQTTQPTEPVSLILTAGLRAEKTLNCLARDLASAYSSALNASVLHIDGASKASQDSDHVKLDIDRKLQGAFDGDKPVAVIHRFEELPPGSTLIFYRYCDHENAAYKKTFLIFTVLLGEEDEIPAKISLCAVEEMVDDHLQKKFLTHGHPVSFDMMDLDKYGGLWSRISHLILPVAAEQRIELEGC from the exons ATGGAAAAGGAAGTCCCCAGTCCGAACGCAGCAG AAAGGGTGCAAAATAAGGTACAATGTTGTAATGAAGAACATGTTCCTGGTGAGGACAGCCCACCGATGGAGGAGAAAAGCGAAGAAAGTGAAGCTGATGTTATAAATCGTGGTGACTGCAAAAAGGagacaataaaaaaagagaaattagcCACAACAGAAGGGACTGCTTCAG acACAAGTCAAACCACGACACAGGGAGCATCTGAAACAACTGTTCCACCAACCCAAGATAAACAAGATGATCGGATAGATGGAGGCGAAagtgagaaaaaagaaatctcagCCAAGGACAACACAGACTGTCAGCCTGGAGACC aGTTCAGTGAAGGTGAAGACGGATCCTGTGAGAACTTAGACAGTGATCAGGCTCATTTTCAGGAACACACAGTTACAGCAG CCACAGCTTTACCATCTCAACCTGCTGACTTCAGCGATACTATTCAAG ATGAAAGTCGCGTCACAACGAACAAACCATCAGAATTAACTTTACAAATCCCAAATGACAAAGCGAATGACCAGGGCGATGAACCGGAACCTGAGCTaaagaaaaacatctcagcCCCGAACAACTCAGATAATAAATTTGGAGATG CTTCAGAGGAAAGACGGCAAGAACCTGAGAGCCCAACACAGCAGTTAGATGACCACGGTAATAATGTTGAAAACATCGGTCCTACCACCCCAGAGGCTAGTCAAACTGAAGATCCACAAGTTACTAGCG GAAGTGGAAAATACTTGCTAGCAGTTGCTATAGTAGTGGCAATTGTTGCTATCGCGCTGCATTTTCTTCAGCCAGAATCTCCGCCTCAGACGAATGATGTACCGAAGATAGACGTCTTCCTCAGGCAGCTGGAAAAAGTAAAGACTCGGTTTCCTAACCAGCGTGCTGAGCTCTGGAATAGGGGCAGGATCCACCTTAAGAGACACCTTCAGACCACACAGCCCACGGAGCCCGTGAGTCTGATTCTCACTGCAGGCCTCAGAGCTGAGAAGACGCTGAACTGCCTAGCTCGGGACCTGGCCTCTGCCTACTCTTCTGCCCTGAACGCCTCCGTCCTCCACATAGATGGAGCCAGCAAAGCCAGCCAGGACAGTGACCACGTCAAACTGGACAttgacaggaagttgcaggGAGCTTTTGATGGAGACAAACCTGTAGCCGTCATTCATCGCTTTGAAGAGCTACCTCCGGGCTCCACGCTAATTTTTTATCGTTATTGCGACCACGAGAATGCCGCATACAAGAAAACTTTTCTGATCTTCACTGTACTGCTGGGGGAAGAAGACGAGATTCCTGCTAAGATTAGCTTGTGTGCTGTTGAGGAGATGGTGGATGACCACCTTCAAAAAAAATTCCTCACTCATGGCCACCCAGTGTCTTTTGACATGATGGACCTGGACAAATATGGTGGACTGTGGAGTCGTATTTCTCACCTTATCCTCCCCGTGGCAGCAGAGCAGAGAATAGAGCTTGAAGGGTGCTAG
- the LOC101472944 gene encoding torsin-1A-interacting protein 2 isoform X4, whose translation MEKEVPSPNAAERVQNKVQCCNEEHVPGEDSPPMEEKSEESEADVINRGDCKKETIKKEKLATTEGTASDTSQTTTQGASETTVPPTQDKQDDRIDGGESEKKEISAKDNTDCQPGDQFSEGEDGSCENLDSDQAHFQEHTVTAATALPSQPADFSDTIQASEERRQEPESPTQQLDDHGNNVENIGPTTPEASQTEDPQVTSGSGKYLLAVAIVVAIVAIALHFLQPESPPQTNDVPKIDVFLRQLEKVKTRFPNQRAELWNRGRIHLKRHLQTTQPTEPVSLILTAGLRAEKTLNCLARDLASAYSSALNASVLHIDGASKASQDSDHVKLDIDRKLQGAFDGDKPVAVIHRFEELPPGSTLIFYRYCDHENAAYKKTFLIFTVLLGEEDEIPAKISLCAVEEMVDDHLQKKFLTHGHPVSFDMMDLDKYGGLWSRISHLILPVAAEQRIELEGC comes from the exons ATGGAAAAGGAAGTCCCCAGTCCGAACGCAGCAG AAAGGGTGCAAAATAAGGTACAATGTTGTAATGAAGAACATGTTCCTGGTGAGGACAGCCCACCGATGGAGGAGAAAAGCGAAGAAAGTGAAGCTGATGTTATAAATCGTGGTGACTGCAAAAAGGagacaataaaaaaagagaaattagcCACAACAGAAGGGACTGCTTCAG acACAAGTCAAACCACGACACAGGGAGCATCTGAAACAACTGTTCCACCAACCCAAGATAAACAAGATGATCGGATAGATGGAGGCGAAagtgagaaaaaagaaatctcagCCAAGGACAACACAGACTGTCAGCCTGGAGACC aGTTCAGTGAAGGTGAAGACGGATCCTGTGAGAACTTAGACAGTGATCAGGCTCATTTTCAGGAACACACAGTTACAGCAG CCACAGCTTTACCATCTCAACCTGCTGACTTCAGCGATACTATTCAAG CTTCAGAGGAAAGACGGCAAGAACCTGAGAGCCCAACACAGCAGTTAGATGACCACGGTAATAATGTTGAAAACATCGGTCCTACCACCCCAGAGGCTAGTCAAACTGAAGATCCACAAGTTACTAGCG GAAGTGGAAAATACTTGCTAGCAGTTGCTATAGTAGTGGCAATTGTTGCTATCGCGCTGCATTTTCTTCAGCCAGAATCTCCGCCTCAGACGAATGATGTACCGAAGATAGACGTCTTCCTCAGGCAGCTGGAAAAAGTAAAGACTCGGTTTCCTAACCAGCGTGCTGAGCTCTGGAATAGGGGCAGGATCCACCTTAAGAGACACCTTCAGACCACACAGCCCACGGAGCCCGTGAGTCTGATTCTCACTGCAGGCCTCAGAGCTGAGAAGACGCTGAACTGCCTAGCTCGGGACCTGGCCTCTGCCTACTCTTCTGCCCTGAACGCCTCCGTCCTCCACATAGATGGAGCCAGCAAAGCCAGCCAGGACAGTGACCACGTCAAACTGGACAttgacaggaagttgcaggGAGCTTTTGATGGAGACAAACCTGTAGCCGTCATTCATCGCTTTGAAGAGCTACCTCCGGGCTCCACGCTAATTTTTTATCGTTATTGCGACCACGAGAATGCCGCATACAAGAAAACTTTTCTGATCTTCACTGTACTGCTGGGGGAAGAAGACGAGATTCCTGCTAAGATTAGCTTGTGTGCTGTTGAGGAGATGGTGGATGACCACCTTCAAAAAAAATTCCTCACTCATGGCCACCCAGTGTCTTTTGACATGATGGACCTGGACAAATATGGTGGACTGTGGAGTCGTATTTCTCACCTTATCCTCCCCGTGGCAGCAGAGCAGAGAATAGAGCTTGAAGGGTGCTAG